Proteins encoded in a region of the Planococcus shixiaomingii genome:
- a CDS encoding glycogen/starch/alpha-glucan phosphorylase — protein MFYSKEEFKEEFTKRLGQDKVPQTAYAVLGAMMKELLEEDWVKTNQLYTESKVKQLYYISIEFLIGRMLVQNLHSLGIFTIVQEGLQELGFNLEELEEMEPEPGLGNGGLGRLAACFMDSLAALQLPGHGCGIRYKGGLFTQQIENGFQTEYPTDWLREIEGWEKRRDDLAVEIPFYGRLHPRHTDIEWVKAVPYDMPIVGASGRTVNTLRLWQAEVSERPLPAYKDFNEYTLETAAISDRLYPDDSLVTGKILRLKQQYFMCSASLQTIIKTLPGPVHELPHQVAIQINDTHPAIAIPELMRILLDEEGLEWEEAWNITTHTISYTNHTILGEAMEKWDSHLLASLVPRVYEIIHEIDRRFKEQLQEQVLKEQEFKKLSIIDDGLVKMAVLAVVGSYKVNGVAELHTDILKNREMKELYRQFPGKFHNKTNGITHRRWLIKANPELTQLITQSIGDDWLKKPILLNDLNKFIIDASFQEALKEVKRAKKNQLIAHVEKSWDSPIDPLSIFDIHIKRFHGYKRQLMNILHIQSLYDRIKEDSTYRPYPRTFFFGGKAAPGYEFAKQVIKLINVIAAKVNQDPLVRNHIHIVFIENYNVSHGERMFPAADISEQISTASKEASGTGNMKFMMNGAITLGTLDGANVEIVERVGKENAFIFGLHSQQIMLLEKHKNYRAQEVIEQSPELKSLMARLLSGELSDGTENISFIRNQLVDLNDPYFVLKDFHSYAAMHEKVLASYEDQGNWQGMSVRNIAESGIFSSDRTIQQYSDDVWDLKKILNVY, from the coding sequence ATGTTTTATTCGAAAGAGGAGTTTAAAGAAGAGTTCACGAAACGGCTGGGGCAAGACAAGGTGCCACAAACAGCGTATGCAGTGCTTGGCGCCATGATGAAGGAACTTTTAGAAGAGGATTGGGTCAAAACCAATCAACTTTATACAGAATCCAAAGTGAAGCAATTGTATTATATTTCAATCGAATTTTTAATTGGAAGGATGCTTGTGCAAAATCTTCATAGCCTGGGGATTTTCACTATAGTACAAGAAGGACTGCAAGAACTGGGCTTTAACTTGGAGGAGCTCGAAGAGATGGAGCCGGAACCAGGGCTGGGCAATGGGGGCCTTGGGAGACTGGCGGCTTGTTTTATGGATTCGCTTGCCGCTTTGCAATTGCCGGGGCATGGATGCGGCATTCGGTACAAAGGCGGTTTATTCACGCAGCAGATTGAGAATGGTTTCCAAACCGAATACCCGACCGATTGGTTAAGGGAAATAGAAGGATGGGAAAAAAGACGAGATGACTTGGCGGTGGAAATACCGTTCTATGGCCGCTTGCACCCTCGCCATACAGACATAGAATGGGTCAAGGCTGTTCCCTACGATATGCCGATTGTCGGAGCCTCCGGCAGAACTGTAAATACCTTGCGGTTATGGCAGGCGGAAGTTTCAGAGCGTCCGCTTCCCGCGTATAAGGATTTCAACGAATATACACTTGAAACTGCGGCAATCTCTGACCGGCTTTATCCTGATGATTCATTGGTCACAGGAAAAATTTTACGTTTAAAACAGCAATATTTCATGTGCAGCGCATCTCTTCAAACCATTATAAAAACATTGCCTGGGCCGGTTCATGAATTGCCTCATCAGGTAGCTATTCAAATCAACGATACACATCCGGCCATTGCGATACCGGAATTAATGCGTATCTTGCTTGATGAGGAAGGTTTAGAGTGGGAAGAAGCATGGAATATCACAACGCACACCATTTCTTATACAAACCACACCATCTTAGGAGAAGCGATGGAAAAATGGGACAGTCATCTGCTGGCTTCATTAGTACCCCGCGTATATGAAATCATTCATGAAATCGATCGCCGGTTCAAGGAGCAGCTGCAAGAACAGGTACTAAAAGAACAAGAGTTCAAAAAGTTATCTATTATTGACGATGGCCTCGTCAAAATGGCCGTACTGGCTGTAGTTGGCAGCTATAAAGTAAATGGCGTAGCAGAACTCCACACAGATATATTAAAAAACCGCGAAATGAAAGAGTTGTATCGGCAGTTTCCAGGGAAATTCCACAACAAAACAAACGGCATTACCCACCGTCGCTGGCTCATAAAAGCCAACCCCGAACTGACGCAGTTAATTACCCAATCTATTGGCGATGATTGGCTGAAAAAACCGATTCTGTTGAATGATTTGAATAAATTTATCATTGATGCTTCTTTCCAGGAGGCGTTGAAAGAGGTAAAACGAGCGAAGAAAAACCAGCTGATTGCGCATGTTGAAAAATCATGGGACAGCCCAATCGATCCGCTGTCCATTTTTGATATTCATATTAAACGGTTTCATGGCTACAAACGTCAATTGATGAACATTCTTCATATTCAATCGCTTTACGACCGTATTAAAGAAGACAGCACCTACCGGCCTTATCCGCGTACCTTTTTCTTTGGCGGAAAAGCAGCACCTGGATATGAATTTGCTAAACAAGTTATCAAATTGATCAATGTTATAGCCGCTAAAGTAAATCAGGATCCTTTAGTGCGTAACCATATCCACATAGTCTTTATAGAGAATTACAACGTGAGCCATGGTGAAAGAATGTTTCCTGCTGCCGATATCAGCGAACAGATTTCAACTGCATCCAAAGAAGCTTCAGGCACGGGGAATATGAAGTTCATGATGAACGGTGCTATTACGCTGGGGACACTTGACGGAGCAAATGTCGAAATCGTTGAACGTGTAGGCAAAGAAAATGCTTTTATCTTTGGACTGCATTCGCAGCAAATCATGTTGCTTGAAAAGCATAAGAATTATCGGGCGCAGGAAGTAATCGAGCAAAGTCCGGAGTTAAAAAGTCTTATGGCACGGCTGCTAAGTGGGGAGCTGTCTGATGGCACTGAGAACATCAGTTTTATCCGTAACCAATTAGTGGACTTGAATGATCCGTATTTTGTGCTGAAGGACTTTCACAGCTATGCTGCTATGCATGAAAAAGTGCTGGCGTCCTACGAAGATCAAGGAAATTGGCAAGGGATGTCAGTGAGAAACATTGCCGAATCCGGAATCTTTTCAAGTGACCGTACCATTCAGCAATATTCGGATGATGTTTGGGATCTAAAGAAAATTTTGAATGTGTATTGA
- a CDS encoding SDR family oxidoreductase, which translates to MDKSFNNTDLEDYKESGVLKDKVALVTGGSSGIGRAVSIAYAKEGAKVVIGYLDDEESANETIKIIEKYGGEARALNADLSTSENCNRLVQFALDEFGQLDVVVNNAGFQYPQTSPLDISDEQLLKTFQIKVFAMFYITRAAIPHLKKGSRIINTASVNAYQGHADLIDYSGANGAIVALTRSLARNLVDQEIAVNGIAPGPIWTPLITKTFEDINPNVADDFGEDVPVGRPGQPYELAKAFVFLADPQNSYMTGQFLHVNGGGYMSS; encoded by the coding sequence GTGGATAAATCATTCAATAATACAGATTTAGAAGATTACAAAGAAAGTGGGGTTTTGAAAGACAAAGTGGCCCTCGTTACCGGAGGCAGCAGCGGAATTGGCCGTGCTGTGTCTATCGCTTATGCAAAAGAAGGAGCGAAAGTGGTAATCGGCTACTTGGACGATGAGGAATCAGCTAATGAAACGATAAAAATCATCGAAAAATACGGCGGGGAAGCAAGAGCTTTAAATGCGGATTTGAGCACCTCGGAAAACTGCAACCGCTTGGTCCAGTTTGCCTTGGATGAATTTGGCCAGTTGGATGTTGTCGTCAACAATGCGGGATTTCAATACCCCCAGACATCGCCGCTTGATATCTCGGATGAGCAATTGCTAAAGACATTCCAAATTAAAGTATTTGCCATGTTTTACATTACAAGAGCGGCCATCCCTCACTTGAAAAAAGGGAGCCGAATCATCAATACGGCTTCCGTCAATGCGTATCAAGGCCATGCAGACTTGATTGACTATTCAGGAGCAAACGGGGCCATCGTTGCTTTGACGCGGTCCTTGGCAAGGAATTTAGTCGATCAGGAAATTGCTGTTAACGGCATCGCGCCAGGTCCTATTTGGACACCGCTCATTACAAAAACATTTGAAGACATCAACCCAAACGTAGCGGATGACTTCGGAGAGGATGTGCCTGTCGGCCGTCCAGGACAACCATATGAGCTGGCAAAAGCTTTTGTTTTTTTAGCAGATCCGCAAAACTCTTATATGACTGGCCAGTTTTTGCATGTCAACGGCGGCGGTTATATGTCTTCATAA
- a CDS encoding MBL fold metallo-hydrolase: MKTKWMVFYSILILLVLSACVGTTDNLEETKPKKQTVQEQAGGLKVHFIDVGQGDATLLELDEHTMLIDAGDWNATDVVDYLHEQGIEKIDIAVGTHPDSDHIGQLADVVNNFDVGEVWMSGNESTSNTFIETLEAIDAAGSDYYEPRAGEVFDLGDMKIEVLYPKEATGKANEESISFKLTYGEVRFVFTGDSGVKEEQNMIDSGIDLDAEILHLGHHGSNTSTSAAFLKAVSPEVAVYSAGADNSYGHPHAEVLAAAENAGAEVYGTDVNGTIIVETDGKTYSVVAQQEGVTKEGKNRCVDLNKASSAELQGIAGIGPAFAEDIIAERPFKKIEDLTKIKGIGPGKLKSIEEQGLACVGGTK, translated from the coding sequence ATGAAAACGAAATGGATGGTTTTCTATAGCATACTGATATTATTGGTGCTGTCGGCATGCGTTGGGACAACTGATAATTTAGAAGAAACGAAACCGAAAAAACAAACGGTTCAAGAACAGGCGGGCGGCTTAAAAGTTCATTTTATTGATGTGGGGCAAGGAGACGCGACGCTGCTGGAGTTGGATGAACACACCATGCTAATTGATGCAGGTGATTGGAATGCAACGGATGTGGTCGATTATTTACATGAGCAAGGAATCGAGAAAATCGACATTGCAGTAGGGACGCATCCCGATTCAGACCATATTGGGCAGCTGGCTGATGTGGTTAACAACTTTGACGTTGGGGAAGTGTGGATGTCCGGCAATGAAAGTACATCGAATACATTTATCGAAACGTTAGAAGCGATTGATGCAGCTGGAAGCGATTATTACGAACCGAGGGCCGGGGAAGTATTTGACTTAGGAGACATGAAAATCGAAGTGCTGTATCCGAAAGAAGCTACCGGAAAAGCGAACGAAGAATCCATTTCGTTTAAGTTGACGTATGGAGAAGTCCGCTTTGTCTTCACAGGGGATTCGGGTGTTAAAGAAGAACAGAATATGATTGATAGCGGGATCGACTTGGATGCTGAAATTTTGCATTTGGGGCATCATGGCTCGAACACCTCCACTAGCGCCGCTTTCTTGAAGGCGGTATCACCGGAAGTTGCAGTTTATAGCGCCGGTGCGGACAATTCTTACGGCCATCCCCATGCGGAAGTGTTGGCTGCTGCAGAGAATGCCGGAGCAGAAGTATACGGCACCGACGTCAACGGCACGATCATTGTTGAAACGGACGGTAAAACGTATAGCGTAGTTGCCCAGCAAGAGGGGGTCACGAAAGAAGGGAAAAACCGATGCGTTGATTTGAACAAGGCGTCATCAGCCGAACTGCAGGGAATTGCAGGCATCGGACCAGCTTTTGCAGAGGATATCATTGCAGAACGGCCATTCAAAAAAATTGAAGACTTAACGAAAATCAAAGGCATTGGACCTGGAAAGCTTAAAAGTATAGAAGAACAGGGTCTTGCTTGTGTAGGAGGGACGAAATGA
- a CDS encoding DUF3006 domain-containing protein, translating to MRGMLDRIEDGTHAVLLIEEQGREIVVPVSQLPAGSQVHTWFTITMEEDEIVSLQLDESLTEVKTEQAQSLMQRLRSRSGSRFKRR from the coding sequence ATGAGAGGGATGCTTGACCGAATTGAAGATGGTACGCATGCTGTCCTGCTGATAGAAGAACAGGGCCGGGAGATTGTGGTTCCCGTCTCTCAGTTGCCAGCAGGCAGCCAAGTGCATACGTGGTTCACAATCACTATGGAAGAAGATGAGATTGTCTCACTTCAGCTTGATGAAAGTCTGACTGAAGTTAAAACTGAACAAGCACAAAGTTTGATGCAGAGATTGAGAAGCAGATCCGGCAGCCGTTTCAAAAGAAGATAA
- a CDS encoding DUF3219 family protein: MTSVWIDDTEISAYNFQAETFVDNVSGQLRQKIAFDFKVTSAEYHDIAVLLYKMEFRIQVPEKELDFFAAISNYSTSITNLYKENQIADYKLELIEKVPKQENP; this comes from the coding sequence ATGACTTCAGTATGGATCGACGATACAGAAATCTCCGCATACAATTTTCAAGCGGAAACCTTTGTCGACAATGTTTCCGGACAACTCAGACAAAAGATTGCATTTGATTTTAAAGTGACGAGCGCAGAGTATCATGACATTGCCGTTTTATTGTACAAAATGGAATTCCGTATACAAGTGCCCGAGAAAGAGTTGGACTTTTTTGCGGCCATTTCCAACTACTCGACTTCCATTACCAATCTCTACAAGGAAAATCAAATAGCTGATTATAAGTTGGAATTGATTGAAAAAGTGCCCAAACAAGAAAATCCCTGA
- a CDS encoding acyl-CoA dehydrogenase family protein, whose translation MDLFAKTIEQQKLLDQIKKLQPEFQHREPELDAFGSFPFQNITELKKINYHLLTVPKEFGGQGFGLYEYILAQEAISEGSGATGLSIGWHVGIVLEYAENRHWHRESADWLMKKIGDGALINTAATESNAGSPLRGALPRTTAVLEGTEWVVNGEKTYTSLSPVLDYIFVTATTDQGEVKTFIIPRDTAGVSIDESWDMLAMRGTASHTLILDNVRIPDSYILKPSDAQATAKGWLLHIPACYIGIAAAARSYAIEFAASYTPASLGNPIAETPNIKQTIGEMELELATARHLLYGTVERYEHAADKTAMEEALNVTKIAVTNAAINIVDKAMKIVGSRALSQSNPMHRHYLNVRAGLYNPPMEDMVKGQLASQAIQLFRSEEN comes from the coding sequence ATGGACTTGTTTGCAAAAACAATTGAGCAGCAGAAGTTGCTCGATCAAATCAAAAAACTGCAACCGGAATTCCAGCACCGCGAACCCGAATTGGACGCATTCGGTTCTTTCCCTTTTCAAAACATAACCGAATTGAAAAAAATCAATTACCATCTCTTGACGGTACCGAAAGAGTTTGGCGGCCAAGGGTTCGGACTTTACGAATACATACTCGCACAAGAAGCGATTTCAGAAGGCTCCGGCGCGACTGGGTTGTCCATCGGCTGGCACGTAGGCATTGTCCTTGAATATGCCGAAAACCGCCACTGGCACCGGGAATCCGCTGACTGGCTAATGAAAAAAATCGGGGACGGCGCTCTCATCAATACAGCTGCTACCGAAAGCAATGCCGGAAGCCCGCTGCGCGGTGCTTTGCCGAGAACGACCGCAGTGCTTGAGGGCACGGAATGGGTCGTAAACGGCGAAAAAACCTATACGTCCCTCTCTCCTGTGCTTGATTATATTTTTGTGACAGCCACCACTGACCAGGGAGAAGTGAAGACGTTCATCATTCCCCGCGATACAGCCGGCGTCTCCATCGACGAATCGTGGGATATGCTTGCAATGAGGGGAACCGCAAGCCACACGCTGATTCTAGATAATGTACGAATCCCTGATTCCTATATATTAAAACCTTCGGACGCCCAGGCAACAGCAAAAGGTTGGCTGCTTCACATTCCTGCATGCTATATCGGCATTGCTGCTGCAGCCCGGTCCTATGCGATCGAATTTGCGGCAAGCTATACTCCTGCTTCGCTTGGCAATCCTATTGCTGAAACGCCGAATATCAAGCAAACTATCGGCGAGATGGAGCTGGAATTGGCTACTGCACGCCATCTTCTTTACGGAACAGTTGAACGCTATGAGCATGCTGCAGACAAAACAGCGATGGAGGAAGCGTTGAATGTTACAAAAATCGCTGTCACGAATGCAGCCATTAACATCGTTGATAAAGCGATGAAAATCGTCGGTTCTCGTGCTTTGTCCCAATCGAATCCGATGCATCGCCATTACTTGAATGTTCGCGCCGGTCTTTACAACCCGCCTATGGAAGATATGGTCAAAGGGCAGCTTGCCAGCCAAGCAATCCAACTTTTCCGCTCGGAAGAAAATTGA
- a CDS encoding YkvI family membrane protein produces the protein MKNSLKMASAFIGIIVGAGFASGQEILQYFTSFGVMGIIAALIATVLFAYLGMNLTLLGSRMQTTSHKEVVYGISGKTVGRIVDYIIIFTLFGVGVVMIAGAGSLFSQQFGLPAIVGSTLMTILVIVTIMLNVHKVIAIIGSITPFLVITIIVLAVYSLMTMDGTFASLDPIAKEQTSAVSNWFLSAINYVSFNIAVGASMAIVMGSTEKDEKVAARGGLIGGFVLGILIILSHLAIFSKIDVVGGSEMPMLQIANDISPTLGFLMSIILFGMIFNTAVGMVFAFSARFYTFGTVKFRIFVIITSIVSFILSFVGFTKLVSMFYPVVGYLGLFLVGAIILAAVRYNKKTVTA, from the coding sequence ATGAAGAACAGTTTAAAAATGGCGAGTGCCTTTATCGGTATTATTGTTGGAGCAGGTTTCGCTTCCGGTCAGGAAATCCTTCAGTATTTCACAAGTTTTGGAGTAATGGGCATTATTGCAGCGTTAATTGCAACGGTTTTATTTGCTTATTTAGGAATGAATTTAACACTTCTCGGAAGCCGCATGCAAACAACTTCTCATAAAGAAGTCGTTTACGGCATCAGCGGAAAAACCGTAGGAAGAATCGTCGATTACATAATCATTTTCACGCTATTTGGTGTAGGAGTCGTAATGATTGCTGGAGCAGGTTCTCTTTTCTCGCAACAATTCGGACTACCGGCAATTGTCGGCAGCACGTTAATGACCATACTGGTCATTGTTACCATCATGCTCAATGTCCATAAAGTTATTGCCATTATCGGCAGCATCACACCATTTCTCGTTATCACAATTATTGTACTAGCTGTCTACAGCTTGATGACAATGGACGGCACATTCGCTTCTCTTGATCCAATCGCGAAAGAGCAGACATCTGCTGTCTCAAACTGGTTTTTATCAGCAATCAATTATGTATCTTTTAATATTGCAGTTGGTGCATCCATGGCGATTGTTATGGGCAGCACCGAAAAAGATGAAAAAGTGGCGGCACGTGGCGGACTGATTGGCGGTTTTGTACTTGGAATCTTGATCATTTTAAGCCATCTGGCCATTTTCTCGAAAATCGATGTTGTTGGCGGCTCGGAAATGCCGATGCTGCAAATCGCGAACGATATTTCTCCTACTTTAGGCTTTTTGATGTCAATCATCTTATTCGGGATGATTTTCAATACAGCCGTTGGGATGGTCTTCGCATTCTCAGCCCGTTTCTACACATTTGGAACCGTAAAGTTCCGGATTTTTGTTATCATAACTAGCATTGTCTCTTTCATCTTAAGCTTTGTCGGTTTTACAAAGCTTGTCAGCATGTTCTATCCAGTCGTCGGTTACCTTGGCCTCTTCTTAGTAGGAGCGATCATTTTAGCCGCTGTCAGATACAACAAAAAAACCGTCACCGCTTAA
- a CDS encoding general stress protein, which yields MTLKLTVENALQAKSEVEKLLSQGYDDDNIYIFAHDKRRETDINEALDTESVGMKEQGFLNGMKNMTSSRGDELRAKMSAVGLSDQEAEEYEEELDKGKLVIIATKDE from the coding sequence TTGACATTAAAACTAACAGTAGAAAACGCATTACAAGCAAAATCTGAAGTTGAGAAATTGCTAAGCCAAGGGTACGACGATGACAACATTTATATTTTTGCGCACGATAAGCGCCGAGAAACAGATATTAATGAAGCGCTGGATACTGAAAGCGTCGGCATGAAGGAACAGGGCTTTTTGAATGGCATGAAAAACATGACCAGTTCCCGTGGAGATGAACTCCGTGCTAAAATGTCGGCTGTAGGGTTATCCGACCAAGAAGCTGAAGAGTACGAAGAAGAGCTTGATAAAGGAAAATTAGTAATCATCGCAACTAAAGATGAATAA
- a CDS encoding MBL fold metallo-hydrolase has translation MRVIPIGIWGAFPNKNEATSSFLIEQDGFRCLIDCGSGVLAAVQNYTELKEINAVVISHYHADHIADVGVLQHAAMIGMQLKEWDNIPLPIYAHDKDTAAFQELSFKGVTEGHALNVDETVQIGPWEVSFCQTVHPVYCLALRFSSNGKSVVFTADTEWTEALIDFAANADLLVAESNLYEKYIGIIEGHMSGSQAGALAEKANVRKLLLTHLPQYGDLNDILQAANKAFEGDVAFAEIGKTYTI, from the coding sequence ATGAGAGTAATACCTATTGGAATATGGGGGGCTTTCCCGAACAAAAACGAAGCGACTTCTTCATTTTTAATTGAACAAGACGGTTTTCGCTGCCTTATTGATTGCGGCAGCGGGGTTTTAGCGGCGGTACAAAATTACACGGAACTGAAAGAAATAAACGCCGTGGTCATCAGCCACTATCATGCAGATCATATTGCGGACGTTGGCGTGTTGCAGCATGCGGCAATGATCGGTATGCAGCTGAAAGAGTGGGACAATATCCCATTGCCTATTTACGCTCATGACAAAGACACAGCGGCATTTCAAGAGCTTTCTTTTAAAGGAGTTACAGAAGGCCATGCATTGAATGTAGATGAAACGGTTCAAATTGGTCCGTGGGAAGTGTCGTTTTGCCAAACGGTTCATCCGGTCTATTGTTTGGCACTTCGCTTTTCATCCAATGGCAAATCCGTGGTCTTTACCGCAGATACGGAATGGACGGAAGCTTTGATCGATTTTGCTGCCAATGCCGATTTGCTCGTGGCCGAATCGAATTTATATGAAAAGTATATTGGGATTATTGAAGGACATATGAGTGGAAGCCAGGCGGGGGCGCTTGCAGAAAAAGCGAACGTACGCAAATTATTGCTGACGCATTTGCCTCAGTATGGAGATCTCAATGACATTTTACAGGCTGCCAATAAAGCTTTCGAAGGCGATGTAGCGTTTGCAGAAATTGGAAAAACTTATACAATATAA
- a CDS encoding LLM class flavin-dependent oxidoreductase codes for MSETRKSLPVSVLDLVPVREGHTTKEALQDMVDIAKHVETLGYRRFWLSEHHNTPTLASSATSILISKVLDNTESIEVGSGGIMLPNHTPLVVAEQFGTLETMYPNRVNLGLGRAPGTDMQTAHALRRTTQETAFIFPQDVVELQNYLKPMEHQGMVHAYPGVGTEVPIFILGSSTSSAQLAARLGLPYVFAAHFAPQQLEQALDIYRRSFEPSEYLAEPYVMVCVNVVAADTNEEAEKLSTSSDLFYLNVVRGTKNPLQPPLETMDGQWNFYEENMVRGMSKFTFKGDRNTISEQLSKFCGEMQIDELMAVSYIYDQEKRKQSYAILKDAINQ; via the coding sequence ATGAGTGAAACAAGAAAGTCATTGCCGGTATCTGTTTTAGACTTAGTTCCGGTACGTGAGGGACATACAACAAAAGAAGCATTACAAGATATGGTCGACATTGCGAAACATGTAGAGACATTGGGCTATCGGCGGTTCTGGCTGTCTGAGCACCACAATACCCCGACGCTTGCCAGTTCAGCCACTTCGATATTAATTTCAAAAGTCCTCGATAATACAGAGTCGATTGAAGTGGGATCTGGCGGCATCATGCTGCCAAACCATACCCCGTTAGTAGTGGCTGAACAGTTTGGAACATTGGAGACGATGTATCCGAATCGGGTGAATTTGGGGCTGGGCCGTGCGCCGGGAACGGATATGCAAACAGCCCATGCTCTTCGCAGAACCACCCAGGAAACAGCTTTTATTTTTCCGCAAGATGTGGTCGAACTGCAAAATTATTTAAAACCGATGGAGCATCAAGGAATGGTCCATGCGTATCCAGGTGTGGGAACGGAAGTGCCGATTTTCATTTTGGGATCCAGTACATCCAGTGCCCAGCTTGCGGCGCGGCTTGGGTTGCCTTACGTGTTCGCTGCTCACTTTGCCCCTCAGCAGCTTGAGCAAGCGCTCGACATTTATCGGCGCAGCTTTGAGCCTTCGGAATATCTTGCCGAACCTTACGTAATGGTTTGCGTCAATGTGGTTGCGGCAGATACGAACGAAGAGGCTGAAAAGCTTTCAACTTCAAGCGACCTGTTTTACTTGAACGTAGTCAGAGGCACGAAAAATCCTCTTCAGCCGCCGCTTGAAACGATGGACGGCCAGTGGAACTTCTACGAAGAAAATATGGTGCGCGGAATGTCGAAGTTTACCTTTAAAGGAGACAGAAATACCATCAGTGAACAATTGAGCAAGTTCTGTGGAGAAATGCAGATTGACGAATTGATGGCGGTATCCTATATATACGACCAGGAAAAACGAAAGCAATCGTATGCCATTTTGAAAGACGCCATAAACCAGTAA
- a CDS encoding NAD(P)-dependent oxidoreductase: MKVGIIGATGKAGSLIMKEAMVRGHEVTAIIRNAQKLERPDVLVLEKDVFSLTAEDLKQFDVVVNAFGVPVEKAEQHVEAGRYLIETLKNAPKTRMIVVGAAGSLFVDEAKTTRFYETPEFPETFKAIGLNQSRNLADLEASKGIQWTFLTPAAFFDPEGKRTGYYQSGEDGFIVNSKGESYISYRDYAIALVDEIEDPKHRNKRFTVVSEGE, encoded by the coding sequence ATGAAAGTTGGAATTATTGGAGCAACTGGAAAAGCGGGAAGCCTAATCATGAAAGAAGCAATGGTGCGAGGCCATGAAGTCACTGCTATTATAAGAAACGCGCAGAAGCTTGAGAGGCCGGACGTGCTAGTGTTGGAAAAAGATGTTTTCAGTTTGACTGCGGAGGATTTGAAGCAGTTTGATGTCGTAGTGAATGCTTTTGGCGTCCCTGTAGAAAAAGCCGAACAGCATGTCGAAGCCGGAAGATATTTAATCGAGACATTAAAGAATGCTCCGAAAACAAGAATGATTGTTGTCGGAGCGGCCGGCAGCTTATTCGTTGATGAAGCAAAAACCACGCGTTTTTACGAAACGCCGGAATTTCCGGAAACATTCAAAGCGATCGGGTTGAATCAAAGCCGAAACTTGGCTGATTTAGAGGCATCAAAAGGCATTCAATGGACATTTTTGACCCCGGCTGCTTTTTTTGATCCCGAAGGAAAGCGAACCGGTTATTACCAGTCAGGCGAAGATGGTTTTATCGTTAATTCCAAAGGAGAAAGTTATATCAGCTACCGGGATTATGCCATTGCATTGGTCGATGAAATTGAAGATCCCAAACATAGAAACAAG